ATCTTGTGAATAACTACTCAATCCCCATGCACTTTCATTGATAGAAACACCTAACATTAATGAAGCATTGATACCATATGTATTTTGATTATTTAATAAAGCCTGCCCTTGATTTTTAAGTTTTGATTCTGTATTATTTCCTTTTTTATCAGTAATTAATTTATTCATATCAGATGCAGAAAAATGAGTTGAAGATCGAAATGAAAGATATTGATAATAATTATAATATGGCTTAGTAGCATTAATTGCGTGAGCATAGTAATCTATTCCAGTACGATAATCATCGATCAACTTAGTATAACTATTATAAAAATAATGTCCGTCATAACTATAATATTTTGTTCCATCTTTTAAATAATCAGGAGTATATCCAACTTGAGTTGAATATAGTGTTGGAGTACTATTATATGATCCTGAATAGTAGTAATGATAAAATTTTCCGTTTTTCCCCATATAGTAACTAACCTTAGAATTTGAATTATATTCACTAACGCTAACATTATCAGCAGGTATATCCATTATAACACCAGCTTGTTTAACACGAATTGTTTTTTTATCGCTGCTTGTTGATATATAAGCAGCGTCATTGGCTGATGTTCCATGTGTATATCCATTTCTAGGATTTTTACTTCCATCATATTCTTTGTAGGAAGTATATCCTATAATTCTTGCTACACCATAAGAAATATCTTTTGTATCAGCAATTGTTTCAATTTCATATTCAGCCTTAGTTCGATACATACGATATTTATTAATATTTTTTTCAGCTTCTTCATATGTATCATATGTATTAATTGCATATGAATCTTCACTATCAGATTTTACAATTACATAATTGTTAGAATTGATTGTTTTAGGTATATCTTCATCGTATTCCTTAAAAACAACATTTCCATTTTCATCAATAACAGTATAATATTGATTCTGTTCTGGTCCATCGTTTTGAGATGAATTTACCTTTTCACCTGTTGCATTTATATTTAAAATTGTTCCTGCAATTGTCAATGATATAGTTAAAATACTAAAA
Above is a genomic segment from Candidatus Stoquefichus sp. SB1 containing:
- a CDS encoding glucosaminidase domain-containing protein, which produces MKIKKITYFSILTISLTIAGTILNINATGEKVNSSQNDGPEQNQYYTVIDENGNVVFKEYDEDIPKTINSNNYVIVKSDSEDSYAINTYDTYEEAEKNINKYRMYRTKAEYEIETIADTKDISYGVARIIGYTSYKEYDGSKNPRNGYTHGTSANDAAYISTSSDKKTIRVKQAGVIMDIPADNVSVSEYNSNSKVSYYMGKNGKFYHYYYSGSYNSTPTLYSTQVGYTPDYLKDGTKYYSYDGHYFYNSYTKLIDDYRTGIDYYAHAINATKPYYNYYQYLSFRSSTHFSASDMNKLITDKKGNNTESKLKNQGQALLNNQNTYGINASLMLGVSINESAWGLSSYSQDRNNLFGIGAVDSNPDAALRFESVEKCFNYFAYNTISCGYLNGSNYRYRGPHLGDKRSGINVKYASDPYWGEKAAAFSYLLNDNAGGKDYQKYTLAISKEGSLNFYQEANTNKIVYDSTAADSGNDDVYNFPVTILSTSGNYYKILSDTVLNSSRTAKNASGYFNINNDYVYVKTSDVYLRGTTISSSYMRGDVTGDGQIESDDYMQIKLYVLGRKKLSNDELIRADVNGDGEIDASDYMLVKLHVLGRQTLN